From a single Streptomyces misionensis genomic region:
- a CDS encoding peptidase inhibitor family I36 protein: MSMLAKSLATVAVTSALLGGAFATPAAAADPNTCPKGKFCGWSGTNRTGTRTVYSETPGCIPLAHIARSVSNQTSYTLVFWKATLGCATGTKLVTLKPGSYSDNPGSANSVEIYG; this comes from the coding sequence ATGAGCATGCTCGCGAAGAGCCTGGCGACGGTGGCTGTGACCAGCGCGTTGCTGGGCGGCGCCTTTGCCACACCGGCCGCGGCGGCCGATCCCAACACCTGCCCGAAGGGCAAGTTCTGCGGATGGTCAGGGACGAACAGGACCGGGACCAGGACCGTCTACTCCGAAACGCCCGGCTGTATCCCTCTCGCCCACATCGCCCGATCCGTCTCGAACCAGACTTCTTACACTCTGGTCTTCTGGAAGGCCACCCTCGGCTGCGCCACCGGCACCAAACTGGTCACGCTGAAGCCGGGCAGCTACTCGGACAACCCCGGCAGCGCCAACTCGGTCGAGATCTACGGGTGA
- a CDS encoding carbohydrate-binding protein produces the protein MTPGDNGASTPEEDDPFGYLYADGQARGAQPPSGGYGYPNSVSRVRTVGERQYGQQQPPYVPPQGAYGQPNAHYQAPETLPGATPPGSRPPAPRSGPGRRGPNTKGLLIGAIAVVAAVVVGISIAMFNGNSDDKNSDDQAGATPAQSQNADPTPTSSSSSDGTLPKADAADSSVQLAGGAAVSSDVKGAKGAGGRYVAGLNQVGASVTWTVGGIREAGSYRLYVRYSIPGEDANATLTVNGKPNQQPLGMKNFIHSPKGDFEKGWQTTWAPVTLNQGANTLSIACGQGNQCNALIDQFYISK, from the coding sequence ATGACGCCCGGCGACAACGGCGCGAGCACGCCCGAGGAAGACGACCCGTTCGGCTATCTGTACGCAGACGGCCAGGCCCGAGGGGCGCAGCCGCCGTCCGGCGGCTACGGCTACCCGAACTCGGTCAGCAGGGTGCGCACGGTCGGCGAGCGTCAGTACGGCCAGCAGCAGCCGCCCTACGTCCCGCCGCAGGGCGCCTACGGCCAGCCGAACGCCCACTACCAGGCCCCCGAGACGCTCCCCGGTGCCACCCCGCCCGGCAGCCGTCCCCCGGCCCCCCGGTCCGGCCCCGGCCGCCGCGGCCCCAACACCAAGGGCCTGCTGATCGGCGCGATCGCGGTGGTCGCCGCGGTGGTCGTCGGCATCAGCATCGCCATGTTCAACGGCAACTCGGACGACAAGAACTCCGACGACCAGGCCGGCGCCACCCCGGCCCAGTCCCAGAACGCGGACCCGACGCCGACGAGCAGCAGCTCATCCGACGGCACGCTGCCGAAGGCGGACGCGGCGGACAGCTCCGTGCAGCTGGCGGGCGGGGCCGCGGTGTCTTCGGACGTGAAGGGCGCGAAGGGAGCGGGCGGCAGGTACGTGGCCGGCCTCAATCAGGTCGGCGCCTCGGTCACCTGGACTGTCGGTGGCATCCGGGAAGCCGGTTCGTACCGCCTGTACGTGCGTTATTCCATTCCCGGTGAGGACGCCAACGCAACGTTGACGGTCAACGGCAAACCCAACCAACAGCCGCTCGGCATGAAGAACTTCATCCACTCGCCGAAAGGCGACTTCGAGAAGGGCTGGCAGACCACCTGGGCTCCGGTAACCCTGAACCAGGGCGCCAACACCTTGTCGATCGCCTGTGGTCAAGGGAACCAGTGCAACGCCCTCATCGATCAGTTCTACATCTCCAAGTAG
- the cdgB gene encoding diguanylate cyclase CdgB gives METESEPYVRLASLRQLHQVMADMNTARSLADTLQTVADGAVNALGYEMACVNLVRPDGDLVVAAFSGNSAAESLITGRVGSRDAWDRRLGMGERWGDLVFIPHTEGWVLDDDDVPQWFTDGPAPRFEDEWHPSDRLFAPMYTPGVQGSTCGELLGVISVDRPRNGRLPGAWGREALQMYAFQAAIAISNARLRSNMQRALVRLEREQQALRASEESFRQAFEYAPSGMAIAEMGGEQHGRILRTNDALCRLLGRPASAMRRYAFSDLVHPEDIGTLLRTSAEGGRAELRLGRRDGSYVWVSLRNSVVADAADGPRFLLTHVEDIEERKRRELQLAHRASHDSLTGLPNSAELRSRLSARLCRRPAHAGALESLDAAYGHPAYDGPAGHGFDFAPGAEAYDAYDHHVHTVAPEGDQDDGTKGLAVLFCDLDGFKSINDRFGHNAGDAVLIEVARRLSQGVRDGDTVARLGGDEFVILADGLGRADAEDLAVRLRNEIIQPIRAEGRAVRVGASFGIGWAHCGMTADEVLKSADERMYVEKRSRPKQHRRAG, from the coding sequence ATGGAGACCGAGTCGGAGCCGTACGTCCGTCTTGCGTCCCTGCGGCAGCTGCACCAGGTCATGGCGGACATGAACACGGCACGCAGCCTGGCGGACACCTTGCAGACCGTGGCCGACGGCGCGGTGAACGCCCTGGGCTACGAGATGGCGTGCGTGAACCTCGTGCGCCCCGACGGCGACCTCGTCGTGGCCGCCTTCTCCGGCAACTCCGCCGCCGAGTCCCTGATCACCGGCCGGGTCGGCTCCCGCGACGCCTGGGACCGCCGGCTGGGCATGGGCGAGCGCTGGGGCGACCTCGTCTTCATACCGCACACCGAGGGCTGGGTGCTGGACGACGACGACGTGCCCCAGTGGTTCACTGACGGTCCCGCGCCGCGCTTCGAGGACGAGTGGCACCCCTCCGACCGGCTCTTCGCCCCCATGTACACCCCGGGCGTGCAGGGCTCCACCTGCGGCGAGCTGCTCGGCGTCATATCCGTGGACCGCCCGCGCAACGGCCGTCTGCCCGGCGCCTGGGGCCGCGAGGCCCTCCAGATGTACGCCTTCCAGGCCGCCATCGCGATCAGCAACGCCCGGCTGCGCTCCAACATGCAGCGCGCCCTGGTCCGCCTGGAGCGCGAGCAGCAGGCGCTGCGGGCCAGCGAGGAGAGTTTCCGGCAGGCCTTCGAGTACGCGCCGTCCGGCATGGCCATCGCCGAGATGGGCGGCGAACAGCACGGCCGCATCCTGCGCACCAACGACGCCCTGTGCCGGCTGCTGGGCCGGCCGGCCTCCGCGATGCGCCGCTACGCCTTCTCCGATCTCGTCCACCCCGAGGACATCGGCACCCTGCTGCGCACCTCGGCGGAGGGCGGCCGCGCCGAGCTGCGCCTCGGCCGCCGGGACGGGTCGTACGTCTGGGTGTCGCTGCGCAACAGCGTGGTCGCGGACGCCGCCGACGGGCCCCGCTTCCTGCTCACCCACGTCGAGGACATAGAGGAGCGCAAGCGCCGCGAGCTCCAGCTCGCCCACCGCGCCTCGCACGACTCGCTGACCGGCCTGCCGAACTCCGCCGAGCTGCGCTCACGGCTCTCCGCCCGGCTGTGCCGCCGCCCGGCGCACGCCGGCGCCCTGGAGTCCCTGGACGCGGCCTACGGCCACCCCGCGTACGACGGCCCCGCGGGGCACGGCTTCGACTTCGCGCCGGGCGCGGAGGCGTACGACGCCTACGACCACCATGTGCACACCGTGGCCCCCGAGGGCGACCAGGACGACGGCACCAAGGGCCTCGCGGTCCTCTTCTGCGACCTGGACGGCTTCAAGTCGATCAACGACCGGTTCGGTCACAACGCGGGCGACGCGGTGCTGATCGAGGTCGCCCGGCGGCTGTCCCAGGGCGTGCGCGACGGCGACACGGTGGCCCGGCTCGGCGGTGACGAGTTCGTGATCCTCGCCGACGGCCTCGGCCGCGCCGACGCCGAGGACCTGGCCGTACGGCTGCGCAACGAGATCATCCAGCCGATCCGGGCCGAGGGGCGGGCGGTCCGGGTGGGCGCGAGCTTCGGCATCGGCTGGGCGCACTGCGGGATGACCGCCGACGAGGTCCTGAAGTCGGCCGACGAGCGGATGTACGTAGAGAAACGATCTCGTCCCAAACAGCATCGACGTGCGGGATGA
- a CDS encoding flavin reductase family protein — translation MLKTPSPTTPTASGHAEGVSNDEFRAALSRLAAGVVLVTAQEPPLDPDDPTAPGVEDVGMTATAFMSVSLDPPLVLVSLREGSRMDDLLAEQPLWAVSVLAQSQRHIAGRFAMRGRISDRLLFEDIPYTRGEATNAPLVGGALATLECRTEQRVAAGDHTLVIGRVLTARVPSAEGGPLTYFRGRYRQLG, via the coding sequence GTGCTGAAGACGCCTTCCCCCACGACTCCCACGGCTTCCGGGCATGCTGAGGGGGTGAGCAACGACGAGTTCCGGGCCGCGCTGTCCCGACTGGCCGCCGGTGTGGTCCTGGTCACCGCGCAGGAACCGCCGCTCGATCCGGACGACCCGACCGCACCGGGCGTGGAGGACGTCGGCATGACCGCGACCGCCTTCATGTCCGTCTCCCTCGACCCGCCGCTGGTCCTGGTCAGCCTGCGGGAGGGCTCGCGCATGGACGACCTGCTCGCCGAGCAGCCGCTGTGGGCGGTGTCGGTGCTCGCCCAGAGCCAGCGGCACATCGCGGGCCGCTTCGCCATGCGAGGCCGCATCAGCGACCGGCTGCTCTTCGAGGACATCCCCTACACGCGCGGCGAGGCCACGAACGCCCCGCTGGTGGGCGGCGCGCTCGCCACGCTGGAGTGCCGGACCGAGCAGCGGGTGGCGGCCGGGGACCACACGCTGGTCATCGGCCGGGTGCTGACGGCGCGGGTGCCGAGCGCGGAGGGCGGGCCGCTGACGTATTTCCGGGGCCGCTACCGGCAGTTGGGCTGA
- a CDS encoding GNAT family N-acetyltransferase, with translation MAPQLAEITPRTFEAALGIRVRPDQEHAVEPVERSLAEAYVHPAGVAWPRLILDGSRPVGFLMAFLDIDWYGDGSVRRSGLWRLNIAADEQGRGYGRFAVAAVGAEIRRRGGSDLYVTWHPGPDGPEEFYLRLGFRKTGERSGGQVVGVLGPADGPDDGRA, from the coding sequence ATGGCACCGCAGCTGGCAGAGATCACGCCCCGCACCTTCGAGGCCGCCCTCGGCATCCGGGTCCGGCCCGACCAGGAACACGCCGTCGAGCCGGTCGAGCGCTCGCTCGCCGAGGCGTACGTCCACCCCGCCGGGGTGGCCTGGCCCCGCCTGATCCTCGACGGCTCCCGGCCGGTCGGGTTCCTCATGGCCTTCCTCGACATCGACTGGTACGGCGACGGGAGCGTGCGCCGCTCCGGCCTGTGGCGGCTGAACATCGCGGCGGACGAACAGGGCCGCGGGTACGGGCGCTTCGCGGTCGCGGCGGTCGGCGCGGAGATCCGGCGCCGGGGCGGGTCCGATCTGTACGTGACCTGGCACCCGGGCCCGGACGGCCCCGAGGAGTTCTACCTCCGCCTGGGCTTCCGCAAGACCGGGGAGAGGAGCGGGGGCCAGGTGGTCGGGGTGCTCGGGCCGGCGGACGGGCCGGACGACGGGAGGGCCTAG
- a CDS encoding sigma-70 family RNA polymerase sigma factor, which translates to MDDNDNDFLARRFEAHRGHLRAVAYRMLGSAAEAEDAVQEAWLRLSRAGAGEVENLGGWLTTVVGRVCLDVLRSRRTRGEQPLESWRPGPSAEPDPAQDALLADSVGAALLVVLDTLGPAERLAFVLHDLFGVPFEEVGRIVGRSPAAARQLASRARRRVRGAAAPEADLGRQRAVVDAFLAAARGGDFAGLLAVLDPDVVARGETGTTAGAAQVAANAARFAAPAAVARPVLVDGATGLVARGADGAVERVLTFTFSAAGRILAIDVITGPERLAALDLEPAR; encoded by the coding sequence ATGGACGACAACGACAACGACTTCCTCGCCCGGCGGTTCGAGGCGCACCGCGGGCATCTGCGGGCCGTCGCCTACCGGATGCTGGGCTCGGCCGCCGAGGCCGAGGACGCGGTGCAGGAGGCGTGGCTGCGACTGAGCCGGGCCGGCGCCGGCGAGGTGGAGAACCTCGGGGGCTGGCTGACCACCGTGGTCGGGCGGGTCTGTCTCGACGTGCTGCGCTCGCGCCGCACCCGGGGCGAACAGCCGCTGGAGAGCTGGCGGCCGGGCCCCTCGGCCGAGCCGGACCCCGCGCAGGACGCGCTGCTCGCCGACTCGGTGGGAGCGGCGCTGCTCGTCGTCCTCGACACGCTGGGGCCCGCGGAGCGGCTGGCGTTCGTGCTGCACGACCTGTTCGGGGTGCCGTTCGAGGAGGTCGGCCGGATCGTCGGGCGCAGCCCCGCCGCCGCACGGCAGCTGGCCAGCCGGGCGCGGCGGCGGGTGCGGGGCGCGGCGGCGCCGGAGGCGGACCTCGGGCGGCAGCGGGCGGTGGTCGACGCGTTCCTCGCGGCCGCCCGCGGGGGCGACTTCGCGGGGCTGCTGGCCGTGCTGGACCCGGACGTGGTGGCGCGCGGGGAGACGGGGACGACGGCGGGGGCGGCCCAGGTCGCCGCGAACGCGGCCCGCTTCGCGGCGCCGGCCGCGGTGGCGCGGCCGGTACTCGTCGACGGCGCCACCGGCCTGGTGGCGCGGGGCGCGGACGGCGCGGTGGAGCGCGTCCTGACGTTCACCTTCTCGGCGGCGGGCCGCATCCTGGCGATCGACGTCATCACCGGCCCGGAGCGGCTGGCCGCGCTGGACCTGGAGCCGGCGCGGTGA
- the arfB gene encoding alternative ribosome rescue aminoacyl-tRNA hydrolase ArfB — protein sequence MEGMSGPYLVRGSVSLPEAELMWRFSRSSGPGGQHVNTSDSQVELRFDLAATEALPPVWKERALQRLAGRLVDGVVTVRASEHRSQWRNREAAAVRLAALLAEATAPPPKPRKPTRIPRGINERRLRDKKQRAQTKRGRSGRDWG from the coding sequence ATGGAAGGCATGTCCGGTCCTTACCTCGTCCGCGGCTCCGTCTCGCTCCCCGAGGCCGAGCTGATGTGGCGTTTCTCCAGGTCGTCGGGGCCCGGCGGGCAGCATGTGAACACCAGCGACTCCCAGGTGGAGCTGCGCTTCGACCTGGCGGCCACCGAGGCGCTGCCGCCGGTGTGGAAGGAGCGGGCCCTTCAGCGGCTGGCCGGCCGGCTGGTCGACGGGGTGGTGACCGTACGGGCGTCCGAGCACCGTTCCCAGTGGCGCAACCGCGAGGCCGCCGCCGTACGCCTCGCCGCCCTCCTCGCGGAGGCGACCGCGCCCCCGCCCAAGCCGCGCAAGCCCACCCGGATCCCGCGCGGCATCAACGAGCGCCGGCTGCGGGACAAGAAGCAGCGCGCGCAGACCAAGCGCGGGCGTTCGGGCCGGGACTGGGGGTAG
- a CDS encoding TerD family protein, which produces MAVSLSKGGNVSLTKEAPGLTAVTVGLGWDVRTTTGTDFDLDASAIAVNAQGKVYSDAHFVFFNNKQTPDNTIVHTGDNRTGEGAGDDEAINVNLAGLPADIDKVVFPVSIYDAENRGQNFGQVRNAYIRIVNQAGGAEIARYDLSEDAATETAMVFGELYRNGAEWKFRAVGQGYASGLVGIAQDFGVNV; this is translated from the coding sequence ATGGCTGTAAGCCTGTCCAAGGGTGGCAACGTCTCGCTCACCAAGGAGGCTCCGGGCCTGACCGCCGTCACCGTGGGCCTCGGCTGGGACGTCCGCACCACCACGGGCACGGACTTCGACCTGGACGCCTCCGCGATCGCGGTCAACGCGCAGGGCAAGGTCTACTCGGACGCCCACTTCGTCTTCTTCAACAACAAGCAGACCCCGGACAACACCATCGTCCACACCGGCGACAACCGCACGGGCGAGGGCGCGGGCGACGACGAGGCGATCAACGTCAACCTGGCCGGTCTGCCCGCCGACATCGACAAGGTCGTCTTCCCGGTCTCCATCTACGACGCCGAGAACCGCGGCCAGAACTTCGGCCAGGTCCGCAACGCCTACATCCGCATCGTCAACCAGGCCGGCGGCGCCGAGATCGCCCGCTACGACCTGTCCGAGGACGCCGCCACCGAGACCGCGATGGTCTTCGGCGAGCTGTACCGCAACGGCGCGGAGTGGAAGTTCCGCGCGGTGGGCCAGGGTTACGCCTCGGGCCTGGTCGGCATCGCCCAGGACTTCGGCGTCAACGTCTGA
- a CDS encoding bifunctional GNAT family N-acetyltransferase/NUDIX hydrolase, with the protein MILAPLSPGQDIPGPLLSELTALYASNSAFHRLTGDFPDPDDIRPHQIAAALTGELAVPGAEVLLARAGDGRLLGLAITLARHPDPADPDPWIGLLLVHGAEHGKGYGRALAERLEDRLRARGAAAVRLAVLDNNPAGLAFWTSLGYGLLDRRADRALGRPCAVLRKPLRTLRPAARIAVVDPDGAVLLFRYDNAEAGIHWALPGGGLEAGEGPREGALRELAEETGWTDLSPGTLLCTWENDLARAGVPVRQHEHVYVTRGPRREPAGADLAAEGVLAWHWWSPRELARAREPVWPRGLARMLAAWASAGDR; encoded by the coding sequence GTGATCCTCGCGCCCCTCTCCCCCGGCCAGGACATCCCGGGCCCCCTGCTGTCCGAACTCACCGCGCTGTACGCGTCGAACAGCGCCTTCCACCGGCTCACCGGCGACTTCCCCGACCCGGACGACATCCGGCCGCACCAGATCGCCGCGGCCCTGACCGGGGAACTGGCCGTACCGGGAGCCGAGGTGCTGCTCGCCCGGGCCGGCGACGGACGGCTCCTCGGGCTGGCGATCACGCTCGCCCGGCATCCCGACCCGGCCGACCCGGACCCCTGGATCGGGCTGCTGCTGGTGCACGGTGCCGAGCACGGCAAGGGGTACGGCCGCGCCCTCGCCGAGCGACTGGAGGACCGGCTGCGCGCACGGGGTGCCGCCGCCGTGCGGCTCGCCGTGCTCGACAACAACCCGGCGGGCCTGGCCTTCTGGACCTCGCTCGGCTACGGCCTGCTCGACCGTCGCGCCGACCGCGCCCTCGGCCGCCCCTGCGCCGTCCTGCGCAAGCCGCTGCGCACCCTGCGGCCGGCGGCCCGGATCGCCGTCGTGGACCCGGACGGCGCGGTGCTGCTGTTCCGCTACGACAACGCCGAGGCCGGCATCCACTGGGCCCTGCCGGGCGGCGGCCTGGAGGCGGGCGAGGGGCCGCGCGAGGGCGCCCTGCGGGAGCTGGCGGAGGAGACGGGCTGGACCGATCTGTCACCGGGCACCCTGCTGTGCACCTGGGAGAACGACCTCGCCCGCGCGGGCGTGCCCGTCCGTCAGCACGAGCACGTCTACGTCACGCGGGGACCGCGGCGCGAGCCGGCCGGCGCGGACCTCGCGGCCGAGGGCGTCCTCGCCTGGCACTGGTGGTCGCCGCGGGAACTGGCGCGGGCACGGGAGCCGGTGTGGCCGCGCGGGCTGGCCCGGATGCTGGCGGCGTGGGCGTCGGCCGGGGACCGGTGA
- a CDS encoding M1 family metallopeptidase produces the protein MSRSVRAVPAAATVLALVLAGTACEGGVHGTPGGSGLRDPYFPRAGNGGYDVDHYALTLDYTPATRRLTGTAVITARATKDLSAFDLDLSGLRVDSVGVDGRDARFNRAGQKLTVRPHDDLREGHTFRTTVRYSGVPRTLTDPDGSEEGWLPTADGALGLGEPVGSMAWFPGNDHPSDKATYDITVTVPQGLQAVSNGELAGQSTHGGRTAYHWHTAQPMAGYVATVAIGHFVVTRTEGPGGLPVLTAVDPGQVRASAAVLAQLPGIVKWEEDTFGPYPFSSVGAIIARPGAAGYALETQNRPVFPGAPETGTLVHELAHQWYGDSVTPKSWRDMWLNEGFATYAQWLWQEDHGGDSAQRTFLDYYHRDDDTLWAFPPARPSSAEHISGTPVYQRGAMVLHKIRQKVGDKAFFAFLRAWPAAHRHGNASTADFTAYVQKRFPGVDFGEIWRDWLYGEGKPAHP, from the coding sequence ATGTCCAGATCCGTACGTGCCGTGCCAGCCGCCGCGACCGTGCTGGCCCTCGTCCTCGCCGGCACCGCGTGCGAGGGCGGAGTGCACGGCACCCCGGGCGGCTCCGGTCTGCGCGATCCGTACTTCCCGAGGGCGGGCAACGGCGGCTACGACGTGGACCACTACGCCCTCACCCTCGACTACACCCCCGCCACCCGCCGGCTCACCGGCACCGCGGTGATCACCGCCCGCGCCACCAAGGACCTGTCGGCCTTCGACCTGGACCTCTCCGGGCTGCGCGTGGACTCGGTCGGCGTCGACGGCCGCGACGCCCGCTTCAACCGCGCCGGGCAGAAGCTCACCGTCCGCCCGCACGACGACCTGCGCGAGGGCCACACCTTCCGGACGACGGTGCGCTACTCCGGCGTCCCGCGCACCCTCACCGACCCCGACGGCTCCGAGGAGGGCTGGCTGCCCACCGCCGACGGCGCCCTCGGCCTCGGCGAGCCGGTCGGCTCCATGGCCTGGTTCCCCGGCAACGACCACCCCTCCGACAAGGCCACGTACGACATCACCGTCACCGTGCCGCAGGGCCTCCAGGCCGTCTCCAACGGCGAGTTGGCGGGCCAGTCCACCCACGGCGGCCGTACGGCCTACCACTGGCACACCGCCCAACCCATGGCCGGTTACGTCGCCACCGTCGCCATCGGCCACTTCGTCGTCACCCGCACCGAGGGGCCCGGCGGACTGCCCGTCCTCACCGCCGTCGACCCCGGCCAGGTCAGGGCGAGCGCGGCGGTTCTCGCGCAACTGCCCGGCATCGTCAAGTGGGAGGAGGACACCTTCGGCCCCTACCCCTTCTCCTCCGTCGGCGCGATCATCGCCCGGCCCGGCGCCGCCGGTTACGCCCTGGAGACCCAGAACCGGCCCGTCTTCCCCGGCGCCCCCGAGACCGGCACCCTGGTGCACGAACTGGCCCACCAGTGGTACGGCGACTCGGTCACCCCGAAGTCCTGGCGCGACATGTGGCTCAACGAGGGCTTCGCCACCTACGCCCAGTGGCTGTGGCAGGAGGACCACGGCGGGGACAGCGCCCAGCGGACCTTCCTCGACTACTACCACCGCGACGACGACACCCTCTGGGCCTTCCCGCCCGCGCGGCCGTCGAGCGCCGAGCACATCTCGGGCACGCCCGTCTACCAGCGCGGCGCCATGGTCCTGCACAAGATCCGCCAGAAGGTCGGCGACAAGGCCTTCTTCGCCTTCCTGCGCGCCTGGCCCGCGGCCCACCGCCACGGCAACGCGAGCACGGCGGATTTCACGGCCTACGTCCAGAAACGTTTCCCTGGCGTGGACTTCGGCGAGATCTGGCGGGACTGGCTGTACGGGGAGGGGAAGCCGGCGCACCCGTAG
- a CDS encoding pentapeptide repeat-containing protein — protein sequence MARETTGGSRMRRGARRPELRLPPLEPWDGGPLDAEGDYDGLELRDADLSGQDAAGARFMDCALRGCALDGTRLRHARVLDCVLTAPRGVGTDLAEATLRDVELTEPRLGGTQLHGAVLERVVVRGGKLDFLNLRTARLRDVVFESCVLVEPDFAGAGLERVEFVDCALKGADFGKATLKDVDLRGAAPLEIARGLERLSGAVISTGQLLDLAPALAAAVGIRVE from the coding sequence ATGGCGAGGGAAACGACCGGCGGCAGCCGGATGCGACGCGGGGCACGGCGGCCGGAGCTGCGCCTGCCGCCGCTGGAACCGTGGGACGGCGGTCCGCTGGACGCCGAGGGCGACTACGACGGACTGGAGCTGCGGGACGCGGACCTGAGCGGGCAGGACGCGGCGGGCGCCCGGTTCATGGACTGCGCGCTGCGCGGCTGCGCGCTGGACGGGACCCGGCTGCGCCACGCCCGCGTCCTGGACTGCGTGCTCACCGCTCCCCGCGGGGTCGGCACCGATCTCGCCGAGGCCACCCTGCGCGACGTCGAACTGACCGAGCCCCGGCTCGGCGGCACCCAGCTGCACGGCGCGGTGCTGGAGCGGGTCGTGGTGCGCGGCGGCAAGCTCGACTTCCTGAACCTGCGCACGGCCCGCCTGCGGGACGTGGTCTTCGAGTCCTGCGTCCTGGTCGAGCCGGACTTCGCGGGCGCCGGCCTGGAGCGGGTGGAGTTCGTGGACTGCGCGCTGAAGGGGGCGGATTTCGGCAAGGCCACCCTCAAGGACGTGGATCTGCGCGGTGCCGCGCCGCTGGAGATCGCCCGGGGCCTCGAACGGCTGTCCGGCGCGGTGATCAGCACCGGGCAACTGCTGGACCTGGCACCTGCGTTGGCGGCGGCCGTCGGGATCCGCGTGGAGTAG
- a CDS encoding zinc-binding dehydrogenase, which produces MHAVRLYAFGPAENLTYEEAEDPVPGPGQVRIAVAAAGVHLLDTALRAGHRGPLPELPALPTVPGREVAGVVDALGEGVAGTWLGKRVVAHLGFAPGGYAELAVTDAGRLHEVPEPLDFAAAVAMIGTGRTALGVAGCAEPGPDDVVVVPAAAGGIGTLLVQYAVAAGATVVGLAGGPAKTRRVRADGAALAVDYTAPGWAAEVRAGLGGRAATIVYDGVGGAVAREAVALLGPGGRHLVFGWSAEGIGDGRGYVVEGVSEPVLGPELVRRGGGLRVLEERALAQAARGRLRPAVTRFPLAAAAAAHRALENRGTVGKVVLEP; this is translated from the coding sequence ATGCACGCCGTACGCCTGTACGCCTTCGGTCCGGCCGAGAACCTGACCTACGAGGAGGCCGAGGATCCGGTCCCGGGCCCGGGGCAGGTGCGGATCGCGGTCGCCGCGGCCGGGGTGCACCTGCTCGACACGGCGCTGCGCGCGGGGCACCGGGGCCCGCTGCCGGAGCTGCCCGCCCTGCCGACCGTGCCCGGCCGGGAGGTGGCGGGCGTGGTGGACGCGCTCGGCGAGGGGGTGGCCGGGACGTGGCTCGGCAAGCGCGTGGTCGCCCACCTGGGCTTCGCGCCCGGCGGGTACGCCGAACTGGCCGTCACCGACGCCGGGCGGCTGCACGAGGTCCCGGAGCCGCTGGACTTCGCGGCGGCCGTCGCCATGATCGGCACCGGCCGCACCGCCCTGGGCGTCGCGGGGTGCGCCGAGCCGGGGCCGGACGACGTGGTGGTCGTACCGGCGGCCGCGGGCGGCATCGGCACGCTGCTGGTGCAGTACGCGGTGGCGGCCGGGGCGACCGTGGTCGGGCTCGCGGGCGGCCCCGCGAAGACGCGGCGGGTACGGGCGGACGGCGCCGCGCTCGCCGTCGACTACACCGCGCCCGGCTGGGCCGCCGAGGTGCGGGCGGGACTCGGCGGGCGGGCCGCGACGATCGTCTACGACGGGGTGGGCGGCGCGGTCGCCCGGGAGGCCGTGGCGCTGCTCGGGCCGGGCGGCCGGCACCTGGTCTTCGGCTGGTCGGCGGAGGGCATCGGCGACGGGCGGGGGTACGTCGTGGAAGGTGTCTCCGAGCCGGTGCTCGGGCCGGAGCTGGTGCGGCGGGGCGGCGGGCTGCGGGTGCTGGAGGAGCGGGCGCTCGCACAGGCCGCGCGGGGGCGGCTGCGGCCCGCCGTCACCCGCTTCCCGCTCGCGGCGGCGGCCGCCGCGCACCGGGCGCTGGAGAACCGCGGCACCGTCGGGAAGGTGGTGCTGGAGCCCTGA